From the Desulfosarcina sp. BuS5 genome, one window contains:
- the tnpC gene encoding IS66 family transposase → MKTPERIDLDVKQLDALLKRVKELLPPEDYELIKAMADTIYLLSQCVDNKAASIRRLLRMLFGATTEKTGKTKAHPKKKNSVKAKKGHGRKPAKNYTGAKKVRVFHDTLKPGDNCPECLKGKVYELKEPQRIIRITGNAPLSGTVYEMQRLRCNLCGAIFTASTPENVGEDKYDAKAKAMIALLKYGTGMPFNRLKDLQQSLGIPLPASTQFEIVDQMAMELTPIYQEFIRQGAQGDIIHNDDTTMKVLSLMKENKENNPERKGIFTTGILSKTDDHKIALFFTGRQHAGENLMDLLKRRIGLSPPIQMCDALSRNVPKEFETLLANCLTHGRRQFVDVLQSFPEECSYVLEILAEVYKNDKITKEQNMEAEERLRFHQDNSGPLMKKLNTWFHKQIDQHLVEPNSGLGQAIGYMLKHWEALTLFLREPGVPLDNNICEQALKKVVLHRKNALFYKTEHGAMVGDLFMSLIHTCNLSGTNPFDYLTALLEHASELSESPDKWMPWNYKSALIEPDNPEA, encoded by the coding sequence GTGAAGACCCCGGAACGTATAGACCTGGACGTCAAGCAGTTAGATGCTCTTTTAAAGCGTGTTAAAGAACTGTTGCCACCTGAGGACTATGAACTCATCAAGGCTATGGCTGACACTATCTACCTTTTAAGTCAGTGTGTGGACAATAAAGCCGCCTCCATACGACGGCTGTTGCGCATGCTGTTTGGTGCAACTACCGAAAAAACTGGAAAAACAAAGGCTCACCCAAAAAAGAAGAATTCTGTTAAAGCTAAAAAAGGTCATGGCCGCAAACCTGCTAAAAATTATACCGGGGCAAAAAAAGTCAGAGTCTTCCATGATACTCTTAAACCTGGAGACAACTGCCCTGAATGTTTAAAGGGCAAGGTATATGAATTAAAGGAGCCGCAGCGAATCATACGCATCACCGGAAACGCTCCATTAAGTGGAACTGTCTATGAAATGCAGCGTTTACGCTGTAATCTCTGTGGAGCAATTTTCACCGCATCGACACCTGAAAATGTGGGTGAAGACAAATATGATGCAAAAGCCAAGGCCATGATTGCTCTTTTGAAATATGGTACCGGTATGCCATTTAACAGACTTAAAGATCTTCAGCAAAGTCTTGGCATACCATTGCCTGCATCGACACAGTTCGAGATTGTCGATCAAATGGCAATGGAACTTACTCCGATTTATCAGGAATTTATCCGTCAGGGCGCTCAGGGCGATATCATTCATAATGATGACACCACTATGAAGGTTTTGTCCCTGATGAAGGAAAACAAAGAAAATAACCCGGAACGTAAAGGTATATTTACCACGGGTATACTGTCAAAAACCGATGATCATAAAATTGCACTGTTTTTTACCGGCCGTCAGCATGCCGGAGAAAACTTGATGGATTTACTTAAGCGTCGTATTGGTCTGAGCCCACCCATTCAGATGTGTGATGCTCTGTCCAGAAATGTTCCCAAAGAATTCGAAACTCTGCTGGCAAATTGTCTTACACATGGACGAAGACAGTTTGTTGACGTACTGCAAAGCTTCCCGGAAGAGTGCAGTTATGTACTCGAAATCCTCGCAGAGGTATATAAAAATGATAAGATTACCAAAGAACAGAACATGGAAGCTGAAGAACGGCTGCGGTTTCATCAGGACAACAGCGGTCCGCTGATGAAAAAGCTCAACACCTGGTTTCACAAACAAATAGACCAACATTTGGTGGAGCCCAACAGCGGGCTGGGCCAGGCTATTGGCTACATGCTCAAACATTGGGAGGCGTTGACCCTTTTTCTCAGGGAACCAGGTGTACCTTTGGACAACAATATTTGCGAACAGGCTTTGAAAAAGGTCGTTCTGCATCGCAAGAATGCTCTGTTTTATAAAACTGAGCATGGTGCCATGGTAGGTGATCTGTTCATGAGTCTGATTCATACCTGTAATTTATCCGGTACCAATCCTTTTGATTACCTGACAGCACTGCTGGAACATGCCTCTGAGTTGTCAGAATCCCCAGATAAATGGATGCCGTGGAATTATAAATCCGCACTGATTGAACCGGACAATCCTGAAGCATAA
- a CDS encoding ferritin family protein, which produces MGGRSRAAAQLLSGKGFKEVYNLKGGINAWEGLVAEGPEEAGMLYLKGDETASEIILLAYGMEAGLGSLYLKLAEMLDEPEVVRILTKLAGIEDKHKEKLYTVYSTLNPGVGDIEVFEAGISADVMEGGLTTDEFLTKNKAVMQTLEDVLSIAMMLEAQALDFYLRYSRSVKEEKSKAILYKIAEEEKAHLAVLGKLIDKYLYRLSHK; this is translated from the coding sequence ATGGGAGGACGCAGCCGGGCTGCCGCGCAATTGCTTTCCGGAAAAGGATTTAAAGAAGTATATAATCTCAAGGGTGGTATCAATGCCTGGGAGGGTCTCGTTGCAGAAGGTCCTGAAGAAGCTGGAATGCTTTACTTAAAAGGTGATGAAACTGCTTCTGAAATAATTCTTCTTGCATATGGGATGGAGGCAGGCCTTGGATCATTGTATTTAAAGCTTGCTGAAATGCTGGATGAGCCTGAAGTAGTCAGGATTCTGACAAAGCTGGCCGGTATTGAGGATAAACATAAAGAAAAGCTTTATACTGTATATAGCACCCTTAATCCGGGTGTTGGAGATATTGAGGTATTTGAGGCCGGTATCTCTGCAGATGTCATGGAGGGCGGTCTTACTACAGACGAATTCTTAACGAAGAACAAAGCGGTTATGCAGACCCTGGAAGATGTTCTGAGTATTGCCATGATGCTTGAGGCACAAGCATTGGATTTCTATTTGAGGTATTCCCGGAGTGTTAAAGAAGAAAAAAGCAAAGCCATTCTTTATAAGATAGCAGAAGAAGAAAAGGCTCATCTGGCTGTATTGGGTAAACTAATAGATAAATACTTATATAGATTGTCACATAAATAA